From Rhodovastum atsumiense, a single genomic window includes:
- the rplN gene encoding 50S ribosomal protein L14 codes for MISVETNLDVADNSGARRVQCIKVLGGSKRKTASVGDVIVVSVKDAIPRGKVKKGDVHQAVIVRTAFPVRRADGSAIRFDRNAAVLINKQQEPIGTRIFGPVVRELRARKFMKIISLAPEVL; via the coding sequence ATGATCTCTGTCGAGACCAACCTGGACGTCGCCGATAACTCGGGCGCGCGTCGGGTGCAGTGCATCAAGGTGCTGGGCGGGTCCAAGCGGAAGACCGCCTCGGTCGGCGATGTCATCGTCGTGTCGGTCAAGGACGCGATCCCGCGTGGCAAGGTGAAGAAGGGCGACGTGCACCAGGCGGTGATCGTCCGCACCGCCTTCCCGGTGCGCCGCGCCGATGGCAGCGCGATCCGCTTCGACCGCAACGCGGCGGTGCTGATCAACAAGCAGCAGGAGCCGATCGGCACCCGTATCTTCGGGCCGGTGGTGCGCGAACTGCGTGCCCGCAAGTTCATGAAGATCATTTCGCTCGCGCCGGAGGTGCTGTGA
- the rpsQ gene encoding 30S ribosomal protein S17, with protein MPRRVLTGRVTSDKMDKTVTVLVDRRVMHPLYKKFIRRSKNYAAHDEHNLCKIGDVVRIEECRPISKRKTWMVVERNGQPLGAPEAAPAQA; from the coding sequence ATGCCAAGGCGCGTCCTGACCGGGCGGGTGACCAGCGACAAGATGGACAAGACCGTTACGGTGCTTGTCGATCGCCGTGTCATGCATCCGCTCTATAAGAAGTTCATCCGGCGTTCGAAGAACTACGCCGCGCACGACGAGCACAATTTGTGCAAGATCGGCGACGTGGTCCGCATCGAGGAATGCCGGCCGATCAGCAAGCGCAAGACCTGGATGGTCGTCGAGCGCAACGGCCAGCCGCTCGGGGCACCCGAAGCGGCGCCGGCGCAGGCCTGA
- the rpsC gene encoding 30S ribosomal protein S3, with the protein MGHKVNPVGLRLGINRTWDSRWFAGADYSRLLHDDLKLRSHLRKKLSGAGVSRVVIERPAKKPRVTIYAARPGVVIGKKGQDIEVLRKDLARMARAEVALNIVEIRKPEIDATLVAENIAQQLERRVAFRRAMKRAVQSAMRLGAQGIRINCGGRLGGAEIARVEWYREGRVPLHTLRADIDFGIATAKTTYGTCGVKVWIFKGEILAHDPLAQDRRAAEQAPQR; encoded by the coding sequence ATGGGTCACAAGGTCAATCCGGTCGGGCTGCGGCTTGGCATCAACCGCACCTGGGATTCGCGCTGGTTCGCCGGCGCCGACTATTCCCGCCTGCTGCACGACGACCTGAAGCTGCGCAGCCACCTGCGCAAGAAGCTGTCGGGCGCCGGCGTCTCCCGCGTGGTGATCGAGCGCCCGGCCAAGAAGCCGCGCGTGACCATCTACGCGGCGCGCCCGGGTGTCGTCATCGGCAAGAAGGGCCAGGACATCGAGGTTCTGCGCAAGGACCTCGCCCGCATGGCCCGCGCCGAGGTCGCGCTGAACATCGTCGAGATCCGCAAGCCGGAGATCGACGCGACCCTGGTCGCCGAGAACATCGCCCAGCAGCTGGAGCGCCGCGTGGCGTTCCGCCGCGCCATGAAGCGCGCGGTGCAGTCGGCGATGCGGCTGGGCGCGCAGGGCATCCGGATCAATTGCGGCGGCCGTCTCGGCGGCGCCGAAATCGCCCGGGTGGAGTGGTACCGCGAAGGTCGCGTGCCGCTGCACACGCTGCGCGCGGACATCGACTTCGGCATCGCCACGGCCAAGACGACCTACGGCACCTGCGGCGTGAAGGTCTGGATCTTCAAGGGTGAGATCCTGGCCCACGACCCGCTGGCGCAGGACCGTCGCGCCGCCGAGCAGGCGCCGCAGCGGTAA
- the rplP gene encoding 50S ribosomal protein L16, whose protein sequence is MLQPKRTNYRKAHKGRIKGAAKGNTSLTFGSFGLKAMEPERITARQIEAARRAITRAMKRTGRVWIRIFPDVPVSAKPAEVRMGSGKGSPEFWVCRVKPGRIMFEIDGVAHELAREALTLGAAKLPIKTKFVTRIGDA, encoded by the coding sequence ATGCTGCAACCGAAGCGCACCAACTACCGCAAGGCCCATAAGGGGCGCATCAAGGGCGCCGCCAAGGGCAACACCTCCCTGACCTTCGGCTCGTTCGGGCTGAAGGCGATGGAGCCGGAGCGCATCACCGCGCGCCAGATCGAGGCGGCCCGCCGCGCGATCACGCGTGCCATGAAGCGCACCGGGCGTGTGTGGATCCGCATCTTCCCGGACGTGCCGGTCAGCGCCAAGCCCGCCGAAGTCCGCATGGGCTCGGGCAAGGGCTCGCCGGAATTCTGGGTGTGCCGGGTCAAGCCCGGCCGGATCATGTTCGAGATCGACGGCGTGGCGCATGAACTCGCCCGCGAGGCGCTGACCCTGGGGGCTGCCAAGCTGCCGATCAAGACGAAGTTCGTCACCCGCATCGGGGACGCGTGA
- the rpmC gene encoding 50S ribosomal protein L29 — MAKETKPADIRAKTADELSALLLDLRKEQFNLRFQRATGQFEGVGRVRQVRRDIARVKTILAEKKRSAATA; from the coding sequence ATGGCGAAAGAAACCAAGCCCGCTGATATCCGGGCCAAGACGGCGGACGAACTGTCCGCCCTGCTGCTGGACCTGCGGAAGGAGCAGTTCAACCTGCGCTTCCAGCGGGCCACCGGGCAGTTCGAGGGTGTGGGCCGCGTGCGCCAGGTGCGCCGCGACATCGCGCGTGTGAAGACCATTCTGGCGGAGAAGAAACGCTCCGCCGCCACGGCCTGA